GTTGGGCGCGGCGCGGTGCTGTCGATGGGGGTCTACATCGGGCAATCGACCAAAATCGTCAATCGGGCTACCGGTGAAATCACGCAGGGTTATGTTCCCCCCTACAGCGTGGTGGTCTCGGGAACCCTGCCCGGCAAGGATGGGGGTCCCGGCCTGTACTGCGCAGTCATCGTCAAGCAGGTCGACGAGAGGACCCGCTCCAAAACCAGCATCAACGATTTGCTGCGCGGTTGAGCAGCAACTTTTCTTTCACCGCTTTCAAGAGGCAACCATGGACATCAGCAAAATCTCCCCCGGCAAAAATCCCCCCGAGGACATCAACGTCCTGATCGAGATCCCTCAGGGCTCGAACGTGAAATATGAGGTCGACAAAGACAGCGGCGCCGTCGTGGTGGACCGCTTTTTGTTCACCCCCATGTTCTACCCCCTGAACTACGGCTTCATCCCCGGCACCCTGTCGCTCGACGACGATCCGACCGACGTGCTGGTGGTCGCCAGTCAGCCGGTGGTTCCCGGTTCGGTGATTCGCTGCCGCCCCATCGGGGTGCTTGAGATGGAAGACGAATCTGGTATCGACGCCAAGGTGTTGGCGGTCCCCCACGACAAGCTGACTCTGGCCTACAAAGACATCACCGAGGCG
The window above is part of the Proteobacteria bacterium CG1_02_64_396 genome. Proteins encoded here:
- a CDS encoding inorganic pyrophosphatase; translation: MDISKISPGKNPPEDINVLIEIPQGSNVKYEVDKDSGAVVVDRFLFTPMFYPLNYGFIPGTLSLDDDPTDVLVVASQPVVPGSVIRCRPIGVLEMEDESGIDAKVLAVPHDKLTLAYKDITEATQLPQALRDQIQHFFEHYKDLEPGKWVKVKEWQDAATAKKIIAEDVVRAG